In the genome of Abyssalbus ytuae, the window TTTGCTTCTTTTACTTCATCAGGGTACTTTTCTTTTACTCTTTCCACAGGTAAAACCATATTAGATTGACCTGCACACAGCCACACATCACCAAACATTATATTTTTGACCTTTATACTGTTATTTCCTTTGAAAATCATTTCATGAGGCCCTCCTTCTTTTTGAGGTTCAAGTTTTATTTCCCATTTACCATCAGTTCCTGTAACAGTATTGTACTCTTTTTTTTTAAAAGCAAGTTTAATTTTTTCTCCCGGAGAGGCCCACCCCCATAATTGTAAACTACTATTTCTCTGGAGTATTACTCCATCACTAATAAGATGGGGAAGTTTAATTTGTGAATATGAAAACGGAAAAGAGAATAACGTTATCCACATCATTAACGCAATCGATTTCGTAACATAGGTCATTACTTTTATATTTTATTGGTTTGATTAGGATATTAAAAGTAATAATTTCTTTTATTCTATTAAAATATGAGTTATGCCATGTAAAATAGCATAAAATTTTATACTATAAATTAAATATTTGATTTTTAATAATTTAAATAATATTATTTAAACTTAAAAATTAAATATTATTCTGGTAAAGGTTCGCAATAAAAGCCCATTGAATTAACAAATTTCACAACATCATTTTCGGTTAGGTTTCCCGAGGCTTCTATTTTCAGGACATTATCAACATCTTCCAAGTCAATATACCATTTATGTATATTTGAAAACCTCCGGAAAAGAGGGCTTATATGTTTAACCTTCTTTTTTGTTTTTATATCTGTTCTGAATATTAATAATTTCATTTTTATACTTTTTAAACTTTTAAAAATGATCTGTAAACGGATAATTGTCTATGTTTCAGGATTATTTTCTTCCTCCCTGATTTTTCTAACATATTCTTCATATGTTTTATCCCCTACCTCTGTCCAGAATTTATCATAATACTCCCATTTGGAAAAATCACTTTTCGACTTTTTTGAATGCCGGGAAGATTTATGATGTTTTCCACCTCCTCCTCCACAGCCGCCAAGCAATATTTTAAACAAAATGAAAATTCCGACTGCCTGCCAATATGTAATTGTAGTAAGTCCGAAAATTTCCGGCATTAACCAATTCCATAGGGACATAATTATGTAACCGAATAATATGGCTAAAGCAACTATTGCAAAAATTCCAAAAAGAATCCAACCGGCTATTTCTCCCGGTGTTTTACGCCTTATTTTATGTTTCAAAAAATTTGTCATCTTACTTTTATTTAATTTTCCTTTTTTCTTTTGTTTTCTAACTTTTTATATAATAATGAGATAGCTCTGTGCCTTCTGGACATAAGGGTACCTTCCGGTACTCCCGTTTTTATCGAAAACTCTTTATAGGTAAAACCTTCAAAATCTATTGCTATAATAACATCTCTGTAGAATGGTTTTAAATTTGACAGCGTTTTAATTAGTTCTTCTTCCAGTTCTTCAGAATAAATATGGTCTGCGTTCTCATAAAACACTTCCCGTATGTCATAAATACTATTTTGATTTTCATCAATGGAATAATTTGTGTTTTTACCTTGCCGCATAATATCAATGATCTTGTTTCTTATAGAATAGTAAACAAAGCCTGCAACATTATTAATTGGAGAATACCTGTCGGCTCCGGCAAACAATTTAAGTGCCACTTCCTGAATAATATCCTCTGCATCCCGGTTTATGCTGGATTTTATTCTTGAGTTCACATAAGTTTTAAGAGATGAATATTCCTTAGCAAAAAAATCTTTTAGTTTATTACTATTATCTCTTTGTTTGGTCATTTAGGAGGCTATTTAGATAGTCTTCACTTGTAAAGACGATAGATTTGATTTCTATTGCATTTTTTTAGAAAATTATTTTTCGGGAGAGCAATATAATTACTGCTGGCGGAGAAATTTAAGGAATATTATTTTTTACACAGGGAATAAATTTAAGTAACCTGTTTCCATTTAAGTTAAAATTTCTTCCGGTAAAGTTATTTTTTAATTTTACATTGAGTAATTTAGAGTAATTAATTACAAATCAAAAACTTATGAAAGGAATTCTTTGGCTGGTAGCCGTAATTTGTATTATAGCCTGGTTATTGGGACTATTAGGGGTTATACCGGGTATTGCGACAGGAAATCTACTCCATATATTGTTAGTAATTGCAATTATAGTAATATTATATAATATTATTTCGGGTAGAAAACCCCTTTAAATAAAAACATTAAAAATTTATCAAACTAAAAAGAATGCGAAGACAATACCTCTTCGCTTTCTTTTTCAGGGATATAATTAAATAGTTTACGAGTATCCATAACATCTGGTACTCCATCTAATTCACATAAATATTTAACCACATAATTAAGTCCGTTAAAAAGAATATCTTTTGAAGTAGGATGTTGGGGTTTTTTATTACCGTGTTTATAGGGAAGTTCATAACCGCAGCCTTTTAAAAACACCGCTTCTATTTGCAATAATTCTTTAGGAGAATACCCATAGTAAGTCCTTCCTAAGCGTTCATGCAGGGTGCCCAGATAGTTTAATACTACCGAGCCGTGAACCTCAGTAAAGTTTTTCCAAAAGTCTGTATTATTGCAAATATTTCCGACTGCACATTGCTTGCAACACTCAGGATTAAGCATATCGTTATTAAAAGCAATGTATAATTTATTCAGAGCACTATCTAATCTTTTTGATAATTTCATAAGCAATTTTTTTAGGATACTTTCCTTTTTTCATAGTTGTTTATAAATTTAACAAAAAACGTTTATCCCAGAAAACATATATTATTTATTTGATATATAATAATTTACTGGTATAATCCGGTGTTTTTCCCGGATAAATTGCGGAGGAACACTCACTTATCTCCGGAATTTAAAATATTCTGAAAGGCTATTTTTTTTATTTTTTAGCATATCCGAAATAATTTTCATCCCGATAACAGAAAAAGTAATTCCGTTACCTCCAAAACCCAACACAAAATAAGCATTTTTAAATTCGGGATGTGTGCCTATGTACGGTAAACCATCTTGGGTTTCTCCAAACGACCAGCCCATGCAAAATCCGTTCTGAATTCATAGTCGGGTAAAATTTTAGTGATGTATTTTTTTAGCTTCTCTGCTTTTTTTGACAGCAGCCTTTCTCTTTTTTCTTCATTTATAAAGTCTTCATCCTCTCCTCCTATTAAAATACGATTATCACATGTAGTTCTTAAATAAATATAAGGATCGGCGGTATTCCACAGCAGGATTTTATCAAGAAATGAAATATCTTTTTCAAATACCTCGCTTACAATGGCATATGTAGAGAGAAGTTTTACAAAATCTTCCTTTAAGATTTCAGTACTCTCAAATCCGTTACAAAAAATAATTTTTTTGCATTTTATTTTGTTTCCTGAATCAGTGGTTATTATCACACTATCAGATTTATATTGTATGTTATCTGTTTTTGTCTTATCAAAAATCTTCAGCCCTTTTTTTACATTATAACTCAAAAGGTCATGAGCCAGTTTAAATGCATCTATTGAGCCCCCTTTATTACTTAATATTCCTCCATACGTATGTAAAAACTTAAATTTTTCTTCTATTTCCTGTGCTTCTAACCATTTTACAGGAAAATCGTTTTCTTCTCTTGCTTTAAATTCTTTTTTTAACCAGTTTACGTCTTTTTTGCGGGCAGCATAATATAAGGATTGCTTTTCTTCAAATCCACAGTCTGATTTTATTTCTTTAACTATCTTTTTCAGTTGGCCGATTGAATCAAAGCAGGCTTTATAGCTCTTTACCGCCCCCTCTTTTCCTATTAATTCTATAAGTTTATATAGGGGTACATCTATTTCATATTGCAACATGGATGTGGTGGCAGACGTACTTCCGTTGGCCACTTCCCTTTTATCCAACACTACGGTAGAATACCCATCTTTTACACACTGATGGGCTATTAAACTTCCGGTAATACCGCTGCCAATGATTAGTACATCAGCGTCAATATCATTTTTTAAAGAAGGATAGGAATTAATAAGACCATTTTTTACAAGCCAAAATGGTTCGCTAGACTTAAGATCCATACTATATAGTTTATATATAAATTTACAGGAATCTATTATCCATAATTATCTCATAAACATAATTATTTACTCCAAACCATGCATTTAAAATAAAAAATACCAGTAAACTATTTTAATCATTTGAGTTAATAGAACTAAAGGATATTTTTTAAATTAAAACAAAAAACAGCATATGGAAAAAAATAATATAATTATAAAAAAAGAAACACCCACCGATTACAATATTATTCCTTTATTGAAAGAAAGATGGAGTCCGAGAGTTTTCTCTGATTTACCCATTTCTGAAGCAGATTTACATACGCTGTTTGAGGCAGGAAGATGGGCAGCAAGTTCAAATAATTTACAACCCTGGAGAATTATATGGGGAGTTAAGGGTAGTAAAGCTTATGACAGGCTACTTAATTGTTTAGATGATTTTAACCAAAGCTGGGCAAAAAATGCACCGGTACTTCTCGCCACTATGTTTAAAAAAACACTGCCAAGCGGCAAAGAAAATTTTCATGCTTTACACGATCTCGGGCTTTTTATGGGAAATTTGACCGCCCAGGCACAACACATGGGTATAGCCGTACACCATATGGCCGGTATTAATTATAAAAAAGCTGCTGAAGAGTTTAATATACCAGACGATTTTCATGTTACAACCGGGGTGGCGTTAGGATATTATGGTGGCAATCCGGAGGTTTTACCCGATGATTTAAAAAAGATGGAAACGCAACCGGAAAGAAGCAGAAAACCTCAGGAAGAGTTTATATTTAATGGCAATTTTACTGACAGGGCAAAAATTTGAAATCAACAAATCGCTTCTTAAGTGAGATAAGTTTAAAAAACACCTGCTTCTATACTATTTGAGCAGGTGTTTTTACTTACACTAAATTAATTTCGAGTTCAATATCAGTTTTTAATAAGTTAGAGACAGGACATATCTCTTTGGTTTTTTCTACTATTTTGTTTAAATCAACGGTTGATATATCATTTATATTCCCTGTTAAAAATAACAACACCTTTATTCCCTTTCCCTCTTTAAAATTCATTTTGGCTTCGGCTTTTAAGCTTGCGGGGATATATCCTTTTCTTTGTAAAAATGAGCTTAGCTGCATAGTAAAGCCTCCCGTATGAGTTGCTCCTGCCCTATTAACTTCTACCTTATTAGCCGTAGTGTCATAATTATAAGAAGGACTATTTAATATATTAGCCGTAGTATTCAAAGTACTTTTATCTTCTTTTTTCCTTCCTTTCCAAACAGGGGTTACAGACCTTGTAAATTCCATGATTAGTTCTTTTATTATTTTCGCTAAAATTATGCTTCCCCCCTGCAATTAATTAACCCTATAAATTATGTTATTGTTCTATTTAAATTATTTTTTAGTGAAGAAACTGCCAATTGAGTTAATAAAAAAGTTATATAAGATGAAAACAAAACAGTAATACAGTTATTTTTATAAAAAAAGTTAAATGGCCTTTTTTGAATATATATCACGATTAATTGACGACCCCGACCCGGTAATTGTCACCCCTTACGGAGGTTATGCCAATGAAAAATCCATTCATGCCCAGGCAAGGGTACTGGAAGATGAAGGCATTAAACATACCGAAGAAGATTCGGTATTTAAAAACCTGTATAATTCTTATAAAAGATTTGAATCGGATGAAAAAGAGGGAGCTACGGTAAAAGTGAGCTGGGGAAACAAGAAAACAATTCTAACTTCGGACGATGAAGGGTACATTTATCTTGACCAAACCCACCACCTGGACGTAAAACACCAGGAAACCTTATGGATTCCTGTAACATATGAGCTGATTGAAGGTAATACCGTTATTTATAAAATTACGTCCCCGGTAATGAAACCTTCTCCTTTAGCCGATTTTGGAGTTATAAGTGACCTTGATGATACCGTTATTGAAACCGGGGTTTCCTCTACCTTTAAATGGCAACTAATAGTAAATTCGTTTATGAAACACAGTCATAAACGCTTACCACTGGAAGGGGTGCAGGAATTTTATAATCTTTTACATAAGGGCATTACCGGTTATAATGATAACCCGTTTTTCTATTTGTCTAACAGCCCCTGGAATATACATGATTATCTATCTGCTTTTCTTAAAAAATTCAACTTTCCAAAAGGGGTTTTGTTACTAAGGGATATAGGTTTTAACAAAATAAAAAGCAAACATTTTACAGAAAGGAATAAATACCTGAAAATAAGTCATATCCTTACTACTTATCCCAACATGAAGTTTATTCTTATTGGTGATGCAGCAGACCTGGATCCGGATATATATATTAAAATCGCACAATCTTTTCCGCAACAAGTGTTAAGCATTTATATACGAACCGTAAATAATACAAAAAGAACCGAAAGGGCTAAAAAAGTAATAGAAGAAAACACTCATGTAAAAGTAATTTTAACTGAAGGCAGTAAAAAAGCCATTGATCATGCAAGAACCAATGGCTTTATTAAATAACATGCTAAACTAAAATAAAAATAAACTACAATTCAAACTCAAATATTTTACCGGTTTCTCTTTTAAACAATTTGAAATTTTTTATAACATCCTCCATCTTTTTTTGTATCCCTTTCGTGTTTTTACCCGATGTTTCTCTTTTTTTTATCTTTTTCAACTTTTTAAGCAATACATTACAATTAAAAAGGTTTTCTAAAAGCATAATAGAATAGTCCCTTACTTCGTCTAACTTCCTTGCTTTTATTATAACGTCATAATTATTTTCAAACTTTTTTCTCGTTGTAAGAAGTTCGCTTTTATAATATTTCAATTTATTAACGAACTCATTAATAAGATTGTCTTTTTCATAATAATTAACCTGCGGTATTGCAGACTGCTCTGTTACTATCTTATCCATATCTCAATTAATTTTTTGTGAAATTACCTGTTTGATTAAAAAAGAATGGCCTCAAAAAAATTAAATATTAATATAAATCAATTCAGGGTACAGAAAATCAATCGGTAGTTATCCTGCATCTTTTCTACCTCTTCCAAAAAAGAATCCATTGTATTTTTATAGGTTTCTATTTTTTTTTAAGCTATTTAAATAATAAAATGAGGTTCTAAATTTTTTTGAAAGCCATATAACCCCCCTGCTAAAATAGTCTCCTGACTATGTGCTATATATTTTTGTTATTCTTCCCCGAAAGTCGGGAGACTTCGAGGAGCGAAGAATATAAATTATTGTATTTATTTTGTGCCCTGTTTGCCCGGGATTTTTTTATCTTACCATCCTCAAAAAATCTTTATACGTGAAACAACAGCTATCCCATTTGCCCCCTGACAAAATAAAAGAACTGGAAACCGTAACCCAACGTATTATGGCCACCGGAAAGGCAGAAATGGTGATACTCTTTGGCTCCTACGCCCGTGGCGACTATAAAGAACAAAGAGGAAAAGTACAGGGAAAACAGAGCGACTACGATATTTTAGTGGTAACTGCTAATGCCGATACCCGGCAGGGGCTCAGGAAAAAATTACGGGGTATTTTTAAGGATATTGGCATACCTGTACAACTTATTGTAGAAAAGATTGGCTTTGTAAACAGCAACCTGGAAGAAAAACAATACTTTTTTACCGACATAAAACGCGAAGGCAAAGTGTTGTACAACTCGGGTAACTTTCAACTATCCGACCCCAAAGAACTCACACCCACCCGGAGAAGGGAAATTGCGGAAGAAGATTTTAAGATGTGGGTTGGAAATGCCGAAATTTTCCTTGAAAATTCTCAGGGCAACTTTAAAAAAGGAGAAAAAAATAAAAAATACTATAAAATAGCTGCTTTTGAACTTCAACAAGTCGTAGAGATGTGCTATACCACTATAGAAATGGTTTTTACCCATTACAACCCGTATGAGCATAACCTGGAAGTATTGCAAAACCGGGTTTTAAAGTTTGACACCCGCGTTAAAGAAGCTTTTCCCCGCGTTACCGAAGAACAAAAAGAACTTTTTGACCATTTGAACTATGCCTATATTGGCGGGCGTTACAAAAGTGAGGAAGAATTTCCGGTAACCCGGCAACAGTTAAGCTACTGGGGCGATGAAGCCAAAAAGTTACTCGACTTAACGGAACAAATTTGCCAGGAACATATTAAAGCCTTAAAAGCTATTGAAGCTAAAACCCCGGAAATATAGAATTTCCTGAAAACTCCTTAGGTTTTATTCAGCATATCTTTTCTGGTATTCGTTCATTTTGGCAACTACCTTGCTATGAACAATATTTTTTTGTTATTCTTCCCCGGAAGTCGGGAAGCTTCGGGGAGCTTGTGAGATTTCCCGAAAGCCATCTCAACCAGGCAAAGGTTTCTTTAAGTTAATATTTTATTGAAAAGAATTATTATGATTTTCATCGTTTTGTAATTTGGTTATACAACAATTTATATATCTAATAAGTAAAACAATCAAAATGAAAAGAATAATTTTAATAGTAGCCACTATAGTGCTTATGCTTATCATTTTT includes:
- a CDS encoding Na(+)-translocating NADH-quinone reductase subunit F — its product is MKLSKRLDSALNKLYIAFNNDMLNPECCKQCAVGNICNNTDFWKNFTEVHGSVVLNYLGTLHERLGRTYYGYSPKELLQIEAVFLKGCGYELPYKHGNKKPQHPTSKDILFNGLNYVVKYLCELDGVPDVMDTRKLFNYIPEKESEEVLSSHSF
- a CDS encoding OsmC family protein gives rise to the protein MEFTRSVTPVWKGRKKEDKSTLNTTANILNSPSYNYDTTANKVEVNRAGATHTGGFTMQLSSFLQRKGYIPASLKAEAKMNFKEGKGIKVLLFLTGNINDISTVDLNKIVEKTKEICPVSNLLKTDIELEINLV
- a CDS encoding nitroreductase family protein is translated as MEKNNIIIKKETPTDYNIIPLLKERWSPRVFSDLPISEADLHTLFEAGRWAASSNNLQPWRIIWGVKGSKAYDRLLNCLDDFNQSWAKNAPVLLATMFKKTLPSGKENFHALHDLGLFMGNLTAQAQHMGIAVHHMAGINYKKAAEEFNIPDDFHVTTGVALGYYGGNPEVLPDDLKKMETQPERSRKPQEEFIFNGNFTDRAKI
- a CDS encoding NAD(P)/FAD-dependent oxidoreductase; amino-acid sequence: MDLKSSEPFWLVKNGLINSYPSLKNDIDADVLIIGSGITGSLIAHQCVKDGYSTVVLDKREVANGSTSATTSMLQYEIDVPLYKLIELIGKEGAVKSYKACFDSIGQLKKIVKEIKSDCGFEEKQSLYYAARKKDVNWLKKEFKAREENDFPVKWLEAQEIEEKFKFLHTYGGILSNKGGSIDAFKLAHDLLSYNVKKGLKIFDKTKTDNIQYKSDSVIITTDSGNKIKCKKIIFCNGFESTEILKEDFVKLLSTYAIVSEVFEKDISFLDKILLWNTADPYIYLRTTCDNRILIGGEDEDFINEEKRERLLSKKAEKLKKYITKILPDYEFRTDFAWAGRLEKPKMVYRT
- a CDS encoding lmo0937 family membrane protein, which encodes MKGILWLVAVICIIAWLLGLLGVIPGIATGNLLHILLVIAIIVILYNIISGRKPL
- a CDS encoding App1 family protein; the protein is MAFFEYISRLIDDPDPVIVTPYGGYANEKSIHAQARVLEDEGIKHTEEDSVFKNLYNSYKRFESDEKEGATVKVSWGNKKTILTSDDEGYIYLDQTHHLDVKHQETLWIPVTYELIEGNTVIYKITSPVMKPSPLADFGVISDLDDTVIETGVSSTFKWQLIVNSFMKHSHKRLPLEGVQEFYNLLHKGITGYNDNPFFYLSNSPWNIHDYLSAFLKKFNFPKGVLLLRDIGFNKIKSKHFTERNKYLKISHILTTYPNMKFILIGDAADLDPDIYIKIAQSFPQQVLSIYIRTVNNTKRTERAKKVIEENTHVKVILTEGSKKAIDHARTNGFIK
- a CDS encoding RNA polymerase sigma factor; protein product: MTKQRDNSNKLKDFFAKEYSSLKTYVNSRIKSSINRDAEDIIQEVALKLFAGADRYSPINNVAGFVYYSIRNKIIDIMRQGKNTNYSIDENQNSIYDIREVFYENADHIYSEELEEELIKTLSNLKPFYRDVIIAIDFEGFTYKEFSIKTGVPEGTLMSRRHRAISLLYKKLENKRKKEN
- a CDS encoding HEPN domain-containing protein gives rise to the protein MKQQLSHLPPDKIKELETVTQRIMATGKAEMVILFGSYARGDYKEQRGKVQGKQSDYDILVVTANADTRQGLRKKLRGIFKDIGIPVQLIVEKIGFVNSNLEEKQYFFTDIKREGKVLYNSGNFQLSDPKELTPTRRREIAEEDFKMWVGNAEIFLENSQGNFKKGEKNKKYYKIAAFELQQVVEMCYTTIEMVFTHYNPYEHNLEVLQNRVLKFDTRVKEAFPRVTEEQKELFDHLNYAYIGGRYKSEEEFPVTRQQLSYWGDEAKKLLDLTEQICQEHIKALKAIEAKTPEI